In the genome of Haemophilus pittmaniae, one region contains:
- a CDS encoding SemiSWEET family transporter yields the protein MKNSRFITILGWVATFTAVCMYVAYIQQIDMNLNGQKGGAIQPLATAINCTLWVIYGLFKEKRDLPVALANAPGVFLGLATFITAIM from the coding sequence ATGAAAAATAGTCGTTTCATCACTATTTTAGGTTGGGTTGCAACATTTACCGCCGTTTGCATGTATGTTGCTTATATTCAACAAATTGATATGAATTTAAATGGTCAAAAAGGTGGTGCGATTCAACCACTTGCGACCGCCATTAACTGTACCTTGTGGGTTATTTACGGTTTATTTAAGGAAAAACGCGATTTACCCGTAGCCCTTGCCAATGCACCTGGTGTGTTCTTAGGTTTAGCAACCTTCATAACTGCGATAATGTAA
- a CDS encoding YdcF family protein, with the protein MRFLKMFGVLFSVWFFFATLFLTIGGIWDSGGKADAAIVFGADQNLSKTTKSRLDHSVELFKQQRVAHIVLMAMGEGESMKDYLLSKDIPADAIVLGTLGNDLQQTVKNSLITLSKNNLNDAITLAPFYQQTRIKMLFYSNHFPHVSTAGVDAFQLADIYGLGREFFIYYKERVAVMTN; encoded by the coding sequence ATGCGCTTTTTAAAAATGTTCGGGGTACTATTTAGCGTTTGGTTTTTCTTTGCTACGTTATTTTTGACCATTGGTGGCATTTGGGATAGTGGCGGGAAGGCTGATGCGGCAATTGTATTCGGAGCTGACCAAAATCTTTCTAAAACGACGAAATCCCGTTTAGATCACAGTGTGGAATTATTTAAACAACAACGGGTGGCGCACATCGTATTAATGGCGATGGGCGAGGGAGAAAGTATGAAGGATTACCTGTTGAGTAAGGATATTCCCGCGGATGCCATTGTGTTAGGCACCCTAGGCAACGATTTGCAACAAACGGTCAAAAACAGTTTGATTACGCTAAGCAAAAATAATCTCAATGATGCGATTACTTTGGCACCGTTTTATCAACAAACCCGTATCAAAATGCTGTTTTATTCAAATCATTTCCCACATGTCAGTACTGCCGGCGTGGATGCTTTCCAATTAGCCGATATTTATGGGCTTGGTCGAGAGTTCTTTATCTATTATAAAGAACGTGTTGCTGTCATGACCAATTAA
- the metE gene encoding 5-methyltetrahydropteroyltriglutamate--homocysteine S-methyltransferase, producing the protein MTTFHLAGFPRVGAKRELKFAQERYWRGEIAEADLLEIAQKLRELNWQHQANAKADFVAVADFTFYDHILDLQVATGAIPPRFGFDSQNLSLGQYFELARGNKTQFAIEMTKWFDTNYHYLVPEFQQNTQFKANPAHYVAQIREAKALGHQVKPTIVGPLTFLWLGKEKGAAFNRFDLLSKLVPVYVEILNALAAEGVAYIQIDEPALTLDLPAEWIAAYKEVYAAFAAQVKAKLLLATYFGSVAEHANLLKALPVAGLHIDLVRAPAQLAAFADYDKILSVGVIDGRNIWRANLNQVLDVVEPLKAQFGERLWIAPSCSLLHTPYDLAVETQLQANKPALYQWLAFSLQKIQELRVIKTALEQGRQAVQSELDASQAAADARANSTEIHRADVAARLAGLPKNADQRKSPFAERIKLQNAWLNLPLLPTTNIGSFPQTTAIRHARAAFKKGELSLTDYEAAMKKEIEFVVREQEKLDLDVLVHGEAERNDMVEYFGELLNGFAFTKFGWVQSYGSRCVKPPVIYGDVSRPEPMTVRWSQYAQSLTNKVMKGMLTGPVTILQWSFVRNDIPRATVCKQIAVALSDEVLDLEKAGIKIIQIDEPAIREGLPLKRADWDTYLQWAGEAFRLSSMGAQDDTQIHTHMCYSEFNDILPAIAALDADVITIETSRSDMELLSAFGDFKYPNDIGPGVYDIHSPRVPTAQEIEHLLRKALQVVPKERLWVNPDCGLKTRGWPETIAALKVMVEVTKQLRKELA; encoded by the coding sequence ATGACAACATTTCATTTAGCGGGTTTTCCGCGTGTAGGCGCAAAACGTGAACTTAAATTTGCTCAAGAGCGCTATTGGCGCGGTGAGATCGCAGAAGCTGATTTATTGGAGATCGCCCAAAAATTACGTGAACTAAACTGGCAACATCAAGCCAATGCCAAGGCTGACTTTGTAGCGGTTGCAGATTTCACCTTTTATGATCATATTTTAGATTTACAAGTGGCAACCGGTGCTATTCCGCCCCGTTTTGGTTTTGACAGTCAAAATCTCAGCCTTGGCCAATATTTCGAATTGGCGCGTGGCAATAAAACACAGTTTGCCATTGAAATGACCAAATGGTTCGATACTAACTATCATTACTTAGTCCCCGAATTCCAACAGAATACCCAATTCAAAGCTAATCCGGCGCATTATGTGGCGCAAATTCGAGAAGCCAAAGCGCTTGGACATCAAGTCAAACCCACTATTGTGGGGCCATTAACCTTTCTTTGGTTAGGTAAAGAAAAAGGTGCAGCATTTAATCGTTTTGATTTATTGAGCAAACTTGTACCAGTTTATGTAGAAATTTTAAATGCTTTGGCTGCAGAAGGTGTGGCATATATTCAAATTGATGAACCCGCCCTCACCTTGGATTTACCAGCCGAATGGATTGCCGCTTATAAAGAGGTTTACGCTGCTTTTGCCGCACAAGTAAAAGCTAAACTATTATTAGCAACCTATTTCGGTTCAGTTGCCGAACACGCTAATTTATTAAAAGCCTTGCCGGTCGCCGGTTTACACATTGATTTGGTACGAGCACCGGCACAACTTGCCGCTTTTGCCGATTACGACAAAATCTTATCCGTAGGGGTAATTGATGGCCGTAACATTTGGCGGGCGAATTTAAATCAAGTATTAGATGTTGTAGAGCCATTAAAAGCCCAATTCGGTGAGCGTTTATGGATAGCTCCAAGCTGTTCCCTACTCCATACACCCTATGATTTGGCCGTAGAAACCCAATTACAAGCCAATAAACCTGCACTTTATCAATGGTTGGCCTTTAGCTTACAAAAAATTCAGGAATTACGCGTGATTAAGACAGCATTAGAACAAGGTCGCCAAGCAGTACAAAGCGAACTTGATGCCAGCCAAGCAGCAGCGGATGCCCGCGCAAATTCTACAGAAATTCACCGTGCCGATGTGGCGGCACGTTTAGCCGGTCTGCCGAAAAATGCCGATCAGCGTAAATCCCCTTTTGCCGAACGTATAAAATTGCAAAATGCTTGGTTGAATTTGCCATTACTGCCAACCACCAATATTGGTTCTTTCCCACAAACCACGGCTATTCGCCACGCCCGCGCGGCCTTTAAAAAAGGCGAACTCAGTCTGACGGATTACGAAGCGGCAATGAAAAAAGAAATTGAATTCGTGGTACGTGAGCAAGAAAAACTGGATTTAGATGTGTTGGTACATGGTGAAGCAGAACGCAACGACATGGTGGAATACTTCGGTGAATTACTCAATGGTTTTGCTTTTACTAAATTCGGTTGGGTACAAAGTTATGGTTCGCGCTGTGTGAAACCACCGGTGATTTATGGCGATGTCAGCCGTCCAGAACCGATGACCGTACGTTGGTCACAATATGCGCAAAGCCTGACCAACAAAGTAATGAAAGGTATGTTGACAGGTCCGGTAACGATTTTGCAATGGTCCTTTGTACGTAATGATATTCCACGTGCAACCGTATGTAAGCAAATCGCTGTGGCGTTATCCGATGAAGTACTGGATCTCGAAAAAGCCGGTATCAAAATTATTCAAATTGATGAACCGGCTATTCGTGAAGGTCTGCCATTGAAACGTGCCGATTGGGATACTTACCTACAATGGGCCGGTGAAGCTTTCCGCCTAAGCTCAATGGGAGCCCAAGATGATACGCAAATTCATACGCATATGTGTTATTCCGAATTTAATGACATCTTACCCGCGATTGCAGCCTTGGATGCTGATGTGATCACCATCGAAACCTCCCGCTCCGATATGGAATTACTCAGCGCCTTCGGGGATTTCAAATACCCGAACGATATTGGCCCGGGGGTGTACGATATTCATAGCCCACGCGTACCGACGGCACAAGAAATCGAACACCTACTACGCAAAGCATTGCAGGTTGTGCCAAAAGAACGTTTATGGGTAAATCCGGATTGTGGTTTAAAAACCCGTGGCTGGCCTGAAACTATTGCTGCCTTAAAAGTCATGGTGGAGGTGACTAAGCAATTGCGGAAAGAATTGGCATAG
- the purK gene encoding 5-(carboxyamino)imidazole ribonucleotide synthase produces MQNSSLYPTIYVLGNGQLGRMLRYAGAPLDIHVQPLAFDAPVFELPSNAIITAEIERWESTPLTRLLGNHPNFVNQSVFGQLADRLSQKSLLDQLQLPTSPWCLLENAKQWPEVFQHIGKKVVVKRRCGGYDGRGQWIIDAQNQADIDAALFGEVIAEEFIPFDYEISLVGARFRNGDKRFYPVTHNLQQNGILRYSVMNSEFPQQLEQQELAEKMLGKIMDSLDYVGVMAMECFVVGDQLLINELAPRVHNSGHWTQLGCSISQFELHLRALLDLPTPELKTVAPSVMVNLIGCPHNPAWLNTEFAQLHWYGKEVRPGRKLGHINLTHPDKDVLIQQLEKLRAELPDDYQSGLYWAIDQLQD; encoded by the coding sequence ATGCAAAACTCCTCTCTTTATCCGACCATATATGTTCTTGGCAACGGTCAGCTCGGTAGAATGTTACGTTATGCCGGTGCTCCGTTGGATATTCATGTACAACCCTTAGCATTTGATGCGCCGGTATTTGAATTGCCGTCAAATGCAATTATTACCGCCGAAATTGAACGCTGGGAAAGTACTCCGCTCACGCGTTTGTTAGGCAACCATCCTAATTTTGTCAATCAATCGGTATTCGGCCAATTAGCGGATCGTCTCAGCCAAAAATCCCTATTGGATCAACTGCAACTACCGACCTCGCCTTGGTGCTTATTGGAAAATGCCAAGCAATGGCCGGAGGTATTCCAGCATATAGGTAAAAAAGTCGTGGTTAAACGCCGTTGCGGTGGATATGACGGCCGTGGCCAATGGATTATCGATGCGCAAAATCAAGCGGATATCGATGCGGCATTATTTGGTGAAGTAATTGCTGAGGAATTCATTCCATTTGATTATGAAATTTCCTTGGTAGGCGCCCGTTTCCGCAATGGCGATAAACGTTTTTATCCGGTGACACACAATTTGCAACAAAACGGTATACTCCGCTACAGCGTAATGAATAGCGAATTTCCACAACAATTGGAACAGCAAGAATTGGCAGAAAAAATGCTCGGCAAAATCATGGATAGCCTCGATTATGTCGGTGTGATGGCGATGGAATGTTTTGTGGTTGGTGATCAATTATTGATTAACGAATTAGCTCCACGTGTTCATAACAGTGGCCACTGGACTCAGCTCGGTTGTTCAATTAGCCAATTTGAACTGCATTTGCGCGCCCTACTCGATTTACCGACACCGGAATTAAAAACCGTTGCACCATCGGTGATGGTCAATCTCATCGGTTGCCCACACAATCCGGCTTGGCTCAATACTGAATTTGCTCAATTGCATTGGTACGGTAAAGAAGTTCGCCCGGGACGTAAACTCGGCCATATCAATTTAACTCATCCGGATAAGGATGTATTGATTCAACAATTGGAAAAATTGCGTGCTGAATTACCTGATGATTACCAATCAGGCTTGTATTGGGCAATTGACCAATTGCAGGATTAA
- the purE gene encoding 5-(carboxyamino)imidazole ribonucleotide mutase: MSNSVQIAIVMGSQSDWSTMEQAAQILDSLGLPYHVEIVSAHRTPDKLFQFAESAQANGYKVIIAGAGGAAHLPGMLAAKTLVPVLGVPVKSSMLSGVDSLYSIVQMPKGIPVGTLAIGPAGAANAGLLAAQILAGWDSELFARLQAFRENQTNAVLNNPDPRA; the protein is encoded by the coding sequence ATGTCCAATTCAGTTCAAATCGCCATTGTAATGGGATCTCAAAGCGACTGGTCCACTATGGAACAGGCAGCCCAGATTCTGGATAGCTTAGGTTTACCATACCATGTGGAAATCGTGTCAGCTCATCGCACCCCGGATAAACTTTTCCAATTTGCCGAAAGTGCACAAGCCAACGGTTATAAAGTGATTATTGCCGGTGCCGGTGGAGCGGCTCATTTACCAGGCATGTTAGCCGCTAAAACCCTCGTACCGGTGCTTGGTGTGCCGGTGAAAAGCTCAATGCTTAGTGGCGTTGATAGTCTTTATTCCATCGTGCAAATGCCTAAAGGTATTCCGGTTGGTACGCTTGCCATTGGCCCGGCTGGTGCTGCTAATGCGGGACTATTGGCCGCACAAATTTTAGCCGGTTGGGACAGTGAATTATTCGCTCGATTACAGGCATTTCGAGAAAATCAAACTAACGCGGTATTGAATAACCCCGATCCGCGGGCTTAA
- the cdd gene encoding cytidine deaminase, whose product MQAIIETLTNQPSPLNSALHEMLVKKGFEGFFTAEEVQTLCTQTAFNRLDLAFALLPLAASFAHTAISHFKVGAVAIGRSGNFYLGANQEFAHAAIAQTIHAEQSALSHAWLRNERQVTDIVVNYTPCGHCRQFMNELTQAEDLRIHLPHQRDNALHDYLPDAFGPKDLNVTAGLLSEEHQGLQTDSNDAVICQAVAAADLAHTPYSQSPHGIALAFADGRIVTGRYAENAAFNPSLPALQSALNFAYLNAFSLTELHRVVMAERATALSHRTQAEALLATLCEAPLEYVAL is encoded by the coding sequence ATGCAGGCGATTATTGAAACCTTAACAAATCAACCTAGCCCATTAAATAGTGCACTTCATGAGATGTTAGTGAAAAAGGGATTTGAAGGCTTTTTTACAGCCGAGGAGGTGCAGACATTATGTACGCAAACGGCATTTAATCGGCTTGATTTAGCTTTTGCGTTACTGCCTTTAGCCGCTTCCTTTGCACATACCGCCATTTCTCATTTCAAAGTAGGTGCTGTCGCTATTGGACGTTCAGGCAATTTCTATTTAGGCGCTAATCAAGAATTTGCTCATGCGGCTATTGCTCAAACTATCCATGCCGAGCAAAGCGCGCTCAGTCATGCTTGGTTACGCAATGAGCGGCAAGTGACGGATATTGTGGTGAATTACACGCCTTGCGGACATTGTCGGCAATTTATGAATGAACTCACACAGGCTGAAGATTTACGCATTCATTTGCCACATCAACGCGATAATGCCTTGCATGATTATTTACCGGATGCCTTTGGGCCGAAGGATTTAAATGTTACCGCCGGTTTATTAAGTGAAGAGCATCAAGGATTGCAGACGGACAGCAATGATGCAGTAATTTGCCAAGCTGTGGCAGCCGCCGATTTAGCACATACACCTTATTCACAAAGTCCGCACGGCATTGCTTTGGCATTTGCGGATGGGCGCATTGTAACCGGACGTTATGCGGAAAATGCCGCCTTTAATCCTAGCTTGCCGGCATTACAAAGTGCACTAAACTTTGCCTATTTAAATGCTTTTTCATTGACGGAACTGCACCGTGTTGTGATGGCTGAACGGGCAACCGCCCTCAGTCACCGTACACAGGCTGAAGCGCTACTGGCAACCCTCTGCGAGGCTCCGTTGGAGTATGTGGCGTTATAA